The DNA sequence AGCATCATCTTGCATATGGACGATTTCGTTTCCCAGAACAACCCCTTTAACTTCAAATCCCAATTGCTCGCAGGTTTTCCTCGTAACAAACTCATTGTCGCCTGTCAGAATCTTTAATTCTATTCCTGCTTTTCTTAGCAACTCTAGAGAGCCTTTTGCGGTTTCCTTTGGAGGATCAAGAAATGCCACAAAGCCTAAAAACACCATATTGTTCTCGTCGTTCACGGAGTAGCTATCCTTCCTTTCTTTGACCAGTTTGTAGGCTACTCCTAGAACCCTATATCCATCGGAGCTCAATTCACGATATTTCTGTTCAATTTTATTCAGTAAATCGTCCGTCAAATTATATATCTTACCTTTTAGCTCGTACTGTGAACATACTTTAACAACCTCTTCCGGTGCACCCTTACTGACTAAAAATTGTTTGCCTTCATGCTCAATAACGACTGAAACTCGTTTACGTGTGAAGTCGAAGGGAATTTCATCCACTTTCTCGTACGCCCGTGCATTAATATCTTTGACATCTTTATGCCTGAGGATGGCCTCATCAAGTGGGCTTTTCAGCCCAGTTTCATAGTAACTGTTCAAAAAAGAGTATAAAAGCACCTTTTCATCGTTGTTTCCTTCTATATCCATATGCAGCACAAGCTCTACTTTGTTCTCCGTTAATGTACCAGTTTTATCAGCACATAGTACATTCATGCTCCCAAAGTTCTGAATAGATGATAAACGTTTTACGATAACGCCTTTTCTCGACATCGCGAGTGCTCCTTCTGAAAGGTTTACAGTCATTATCATTGGTAAGAGTTCAGGTGTTAAACCTACTGCCAGAGCTACTGCAAAAAGAAGAGACTCCAATACGCCACGCTTGTAAAGTGCGTTTATGAAGAAGACGAATAAAACAAGGAGAAATGTGACTTCCATGATCATGAAACCGAATTGTCTAAGCCCTCTCTCAAAATCCGTCATAGGTTCCCTTGCAATAAGTTTTTCGGCTATTTTCCCGTACTCTGTAGAGTTTCCGGTTTTTACCACGACCGCCGTTGCTGTTCCGCTTACGACTGACGTACCCATAAAAACGTAATTTGACCACTCCGTAATTGTCGTGGTTTTTGTCTTCAGTGGCGAAGCCGCTTTCTCCACGGGAAAAGCTTCGCCTGTTAATACCGACTGATTAACAAATAAGTCTTTTGCTACGATCAATCGTGCATCTGCAGGCACAATATCCCCAGCTACAAGATATATTATGTCGCCTGGAACTATTTCAGAAAGCTTAACTTCTTGCTTAACGCCATCCCTCAGCACCGTCGCAGTTGTGGTGACTTTTTCCCTAAGCATCCCAGCTGCTCTTTCAGCTTTTGATTCCTGATAGAAGTCGAGTGTTACGCTTAGAAATACTATTGAGAATATGATGAGGACATTTATTGTATCTCCGAAAAAGCCAGAGATCAAGCCCGCGATCAATAATATGATCACTAATGGGTTTCGAAAGTGGAAGATAAAATCAACAATAGCAGCTCGTCTTCGTTTTTTAGCGGGTTCGTTAAAGCCAAACATTCTTAAGCGTTCTTCTGCCTCCTCGGAAGAAAGCCCGGACAAGGAAGTGTGTAGACGCGCTAGAAGCTCGTCGGTAGACAAGCTTAAAAGCTCTTCGTCACTCGGTAGAGCCCAACTTTTAATTTCACTTACAGCAAGACTCTTTATGTTCTGTTCGTTCATTTCTCTCGTTCTCTTCATACCCCTCATTCTACTTTTTAATTCGTATCTCTTTCTGTCACTATCATTCTACGATATATTTTAAACTCATTAATGCCAAAATGAATAATATCACATCGAAAAATAGCGATTATAAGAAAATATTTTCAACCAAATCAGAAAAGTTTTACCTCTGTAGCGTTAGTGGCTGCCTATAACTGTCAATTTAGGGCTCGTATTTAAGGGAAAGAGATGCTTTTGGTCCCAAAGTCCGGAGAGGGATCAATCGCTCCTATCGAACTGCGATAAATCACATTGTTATGCATCCACGGCTCGATAATCCCCTCACTTTACCTGACCATGCCCCTGTCACTCTAACCCTTCGTGCCATTTATTCTCGAAATTGTAGATCCTTCAAACGCGTGACCTTTTTTTAAAACTTAATTAGGCGAGGAAAGGCAAGATTTTTATGATCGTACCGTCGTCCTCTTAACAACAAGCCGATGAGATGCTTATTCGAAAAATGGTCTTACGTGAGGAATCCCCATAACTTCGTACCGTTAATGCAGCTGATCTATATTCATTATACCCTTGACTTTCACCTCCTTACCCGATCGGGCTCCTCTCCTCATGCTTACGGAAATGGGAAGTATACTCTCAAAATTTGACTATTAGGACAATCAGGATTGTCCTTCTGAGGAGTTCCCAAAAACTCACGAGAGTGATATCACATAATTTTGATGATAAAACCCACCATTAGCTGAAACACCTTATATAATTTCCGTTGAGTGAGTTAGTGGTGTGTCGCATTGGGTTTGGAGAGGGAGGTCAAACTGAGGGTATCTCACTCCGATTTCATAGAAGCCCTTGATTTACTCGGCTTAACTTACGGATTCGTGGACTCCAACTTCCAAGAGGATATTTACTTGGATTTCGATGACTGCAGACTCATGCTGAACGACTCAGCTCTCAGATTGAGGGTATCGGGCGACGTGGTGCGGGTTACTTACAAGGGACCTAAGCGTTTGGAGTTCGGAGAGAAGGTCAGGGAGGAAATAGAAGGTCCTCTAGGCAGTGAGGAATGTGAAGCTATATTGAGGATATTTGGCATCTCTAAGGAATGCCCTAAAGACCTAATGTCCCTACTTGAGGATCTGAGAAGGTTCGGTCTCAGTGAGAGTGTTCGGGTGAGGAAAAGGAGGAAGGAGCTGAGGGTCATTGGGTTGTCGCTGAGGATCTACCTGGATGAAGTAGAAGGACTCGGGGAGTTCGTTGAGGTGGAGGGGGATGGATCGATGGAGCTCGTCAGGAAGTTGAGAATGAGCTGTAAGGTAGTTATTCCAAGCTACGCTCAACTAATTCATGCATTAAGAAGTCTTAGTGACTCCTGACCTCTCTAAGAGATCTATTGAACTTCTCTCAGCTTCCTCATAGATCCTCTCCTCATCCTTAACCCTCAACTTCCCATCTTGGAGGAGGAGCTTCCCCTTAACGATCACATGCCTTACGTCAGTGGATCTAGCTGAGTACACCAGGTTTGAGATCACCGAGTGAAGGGGGGTCCACCAAGGAACCCTAGTGCTCAGGAGCACCAAATCAGCTTCATAACCTTCCTGTATTCTACCCACCTTCCAAGGCAGGTAGCTAGCAGGGATAACTGTGGCCATGTCTAGGACCAGTTGAGCCGGCATCACAGTGGGATTCATACTCCTAGCCTTATGGATGAGGGCAGCTATCTTCATGGTCTCAAACATATCCAGGGTATTATTGCTAGCAGCACCGTCAGTTCCCAGAGATACTTTAACTCCCTTTTCTAAGATCTCAGGAATTGGGGCGATTCCCGATGAGAGCTTCAAGTTGCTCACTGGGTTATGAGAGACAAGAGCTCCTGATTCCGATATTAAGGAGATCTCATCATCCATAGGCCAAACTAAGTGAGCTAGAACCGTCCTCCTAGTGAGTAGTCCGACCTCGTGGAGCAGTTTCACTGGAGTTCTACCGTACCTCTCACTGACTTCCCTCACCTCACTCTCCGTCTCCGATGCGTGTACCTGAACGCAGGAGTTGGATCCAGATCTGCTAGCGATCTCGACTAAACCCTCTGGCGATACTGTGTAGGGGGCATGGGGCCCGTAGCACGGGATTATTAGAGGATCGTTAGTCCACCTCTTAACGAATGAATCAGCTAATTTAAGGCATTCATTGAAGTCCCTACATTCAGGTGTTCCGAAGTCTATTATAGCTGATGCTAAAACTCCCCTAACCCCGAACTCCTTGAAGGCCTCAGCGATCGTATCCTCAAAGAAGTACATATCGAATAGCGTCGTTGTCCCCGTCCTCAGGGACTCGAGTAACCCTAGCTCAGTGCCTGCCCTTATGTGATGGGGTCTCAGATTAGCTTCCATCGGCCATATCTTCTCACTTAACCAAGCCATTAGGGGCATGTCGTCCGCCACTCCCCTGAGGAGTGTCATTGGGATATGGGTATGCGTGTTTATAAGTCCGGGGATAGCGACCAATCCCCTTCCATCTACGATCTCATCAGCTGATGCAGGTAGATTCCCTATCCTCTCAATCACACCTTCCTTGATCAACACATCCTTATCCTTGAGGATCCTCCTCTCGCCGTCCTGAGTCACTAAGTAACTTACTCCCCTTAAGAGGATCTCCATGCAAACCCTCAATCCCGTGAACGATTTACTTAAATAGGATTTCAGTCGGGATGCCTGACGGTAATATGAGGAAATGGCTCGCGCTAGTATTGCTGCTAACCTTACTTCCAGGCCCCACTACTGTAGTAGCTCAAGGAGGGGGGTTGTATACGTACACTTACGTAGTTAGGGAGACGGGCTGGGTCGATATAACGACTACGTTTGAGTCTAACTCATCCGGGATAAGCTGGGTCCTCGTTCCGAAATTTCAGAGATACTCCCTCAGAGTGCTGTCAGGATCCATCGAGGACCATAAATTAGTGGAGAACACAAACTACTACTTTTACTCGAATTACACATTCTCATATTCTAAAGGAACTATTCTAGAGATCAGTTGGAGCTATAGATTCGGAGCGCTGATAATAGAACCTAACGGGGCCTTCTTCTCAACTCAAATAGCTTTTAGTCGTAGGGACGACGCCCTGGTGCTTGTTAGACTACCCGAGGAGTATTCAGTGCGGGGAGTGGAGCCCAAGGGATATGCCATCGAGAAGGAGAGAGGTCAAACGACTGTGAAGTATTACCTTGAGGGCTCAAGGAACAATACAATGAGGGTCCTAATCTCCTTCAAGACTAAGGAGAGCAGTATGGAGGAGAAAAACCTAGGAAAACTCACCCTAATTTACCCTAAGAGGTACGAGGATTTCGCTGAGAATATAACTAGATACTACGAGAAGGCCCTCCCACTGATCCAAGATATAACATCTTTGAAGGAGGAGATCCCGATAAAGGTGAATTTATTCGTACCTGAGAAGATGGAGGACATAACGACTCAGGGTTACACGGGTCCCAGGTATACCTCGGATGTTATAACGCAGGGGGAGGTGAACCTGAACATGATGCTCGCTAGAATGCCTGAGTACGAGCTCCCGCTGACACTGATCCACGAGCTGCTTCACCAATACATGCAGGTAGCCGGACTGGGTATAGGAGTGAGGTGGATGCACGAGGGCTTAGCCCAATACCTCAGCTCCCTAATAGTCAGGGGGATGGGGATGAACCCACCGGAGGAGCCCGATAACGAGACCGTGAGCCTAGTGATGGCCAGCACTGGAGGTGACTTCAGCTTCCTGCTCGACTGGAGGGGGGGAGGTCTCCCGGGAGACCCCTCGCTTTACTACACAGCTAGCCTGATCATAGTTAAGGATCTAGCGGATAGTTACGGAGGTTACGAAGTTTACAAGAAACTCTTCCTAGAAATGGGGAAGGATAGGGCTACAGTGAACTCCCCGGAGGAGCTGGTGAAGTACTTGAATAAGGCAACCGGAAGAAACGTCTCAGAATTCTTCAGAACCTACGGTATTATGATATCTGAGAACCCGCAGCAATCTCGCTTACTGAAAACCGCTCGTGCGTACGTGAAACAAACATCCTGGTTTAATCCCTTCAGCTGGTACGCTGAGAAGCTCCTCGGAGAGGGTTCAGAGGATAGCGCTATTTCAGCTATCTACATCGCGATAATAGGGGTGCTAACGGAGGCGCTCCTGCTAGCTATCCTCCTCGGTTTCCTCATCCATCTAATAATAAGAAGAGGTGATCTTAGAAGACCCTCTCGGATTTCTCGAGGTGGAGGAGAAAGTTCCACTTCTCCATGACCAGTTTCTCCATTTCCTCAATTTCCTCATCCTTTAAAGAGTCAAATCTTCTCTGCATTCTTATGAACTCCTTGAGTGGCTTCTTCCTCGGTTTTACCGTTACCCTGAGCTTGCCCTCCACGATCTCATAGAGAGGCCAGAAGTAAGTATCTACAGCGAGTTTTCCAACCTCAGCTGTTTTCTCAACTGGGAAATCCCACCCAGGAGGACATGGGGAGAATATATGTATGTACTTAAACCCCTTGATCTTCCTCGCCTTCTCTAACTTATTAGCGAGATCGAAGGGATATCCCACGCTAGCTGTTGCCACATAAGGTACTCTGTGTGCAGCCACTATCATCGGCATATCCTTGGGCATTTCCTGTTTCCCCGTCGGCGTCGTCTTGGTTATCGCCTTCATGGGGGTGGCGCCTGATCTCTGTATACCCGTGTTCATGTAAGCCTCGTTATCGTAACATATGTACATTATATTCTCCCCTCTCTCAGCAGCTCCTGATAGGGCTTGGATCCCTATATCGACGGTTCCCCCATCGCCTGCCCATACGACGACGTTAACGTCCTTCCCTAGGAACTTATAAGCTCTCTGGACACCTGAGGCCGCTGCTGCGGCAGCTGCGAATGCGAAGTTCAGTATAGGCGCGGATATAGCGCTCCTAGGGTAGGTCGACTGGATTATGCTGAAGCAGCAAGCGGGAACTACGTAGACCGTGTTGGGCCCGAGGATCCTCGAGGCTATCCTGAAGGCTATAGTTGCCCCGCAACCCGGGCAGGCTGCTGAACCAGGGAGGTATGAGCTCTCCCTTCTCCTGAGGTCGTGTATCGTGATGCTCATGACATCACCTCCTCAGTGAGCTCAACCCTCTGATACTCCGGCTTCAGCTTGTACCAGTAGTAAGGTCTCCTCAACCTACCAGTGGATATCCTGCCTATAGCATCCTTCGACATAGCTATGATATCTTTGTACGTGATGTCCCTACCTCCTAGGCCCGTGATATAATTGATCACGGGAGGGGATCCTGTAATATCGTAGAGCGATGACCTGACTTCAGTTCCTATCGGACCACCTGAACTGAAGGATATGCTCCTATCTACCACTATGACTCCCTTCTTCCCTTGAAGGTTCTCCCTGAGATCGCGGTGCGGGAAGGGCCTGAAGGACCTTAGCTTAAGGAGACCTATGCGAATCCCCTCATCTCTCATGATATCGACAGCTACCTCAGCCTCAGAGGCGAGCGTAGCTGAAGTCAGGATCACGTAATCAGCATCGCTCATTCCGTACTTCATGATGGCTCCTCCATGATACCTTCCGAACTTCTCGGAGAACTCCTCAGCTACGTCTTCCATGATGTCCAGAGCTCTCCTCATGGAGAGGTCGATGGACCACCTCATCTCCTGGTACTCATCGTCCGGAAATGTCAAGTTGCCGAAACTCATCGGGTCCGATGGGTCAAGTGCCCAGTGCCTTGGTCTGTACGGTGGGAGAAACTCATCCACCTCCTCTTGCTTGGGGATCTTAACGGGCATGAACGTATGACTCAGGACGAAAGCATCTAAACACACCATGAATGGTAGCATCACATCCGGATGCTCAGAAACTTTATACATCATGATTATTGTATCCAAGACCTCCTGATTCGAGGAAACGTACATCTGTAGCCAACCCGTATCCCTCTGCGACATGCTATCCTGGTGATCGACGTGGATATTCCAAGGAGGACCTACTGACCTGTTTATTACGGCCATACCAACCGGGGTCCTGGAGCCGGCAGCCCAGTGGAGGACCTCAGCCATGTAAAGCAACCCCTGGCTGGAGGTTGCGGTGAAGGTCCTGGCTCCGGCTGCAGCAGCGCCTATCGCGGCCGCCATCGCGCTGTGCTCGCTCTCAACCCTTATGTACTCAGCGCTCATGTAACCCGACTCTATGAACGATGCTAGGTACTCGACCACGGTGGTCTGAGGAGTTATCGGGTATGCTGCAACGACGTTCACCCTAGCTAGCTTAGCAGCTAGAGCAGCGGCATGATTCCCAGTTATTATATCCCAATCCCCTTCAACCATACTCACTCCCTCACCATCTCTACAGCTTTAGCCGGGCAAACATCTGCGCAAACGCCACAACCCTTACAGTAAGATAGATCTATTACAGGGAACCCGTTCTGTCCCTCAGAGATAACTTCCTCAGGGCAATAGAGCCAGCAGATCCAGCATTTAATGCACTTACCCTCATCCAGCACTGGCCTCTCGACCCTCCAGAGGCCTGTATTTCCGGACGCCCCCTTCCTGGGTTTGGATACCGGGATTAGGATCGGTACCCTCAGCTCCATGAATTGCACCACTAGTTATAGGGTAGGCGCTTCCAGATAAATATATCATCTGCGATTATTATAACGCCGATTAGTTCAAAAGAATTAAGAGGATGAGAATGAGGGGCTCAGTAAGCCCCCGCACCGCCCCTAGTCGGTCTCCTCTCCACCACTTCCTCCTTCACGACCAGTTTCTTTCCCTCGAACTGCAGTTGGAGGGTCTCACCTGCCAAGGCACCTGGCTTCACACTCACCTCTATGGGCTGCTCATCTCTCATCGGATAATAGACCTTCCACACGTTGGCTCTAAGGCCCGGTCTTTTCTCTTCCAAGAACTCGAGGATGCGGTCGGTCATTGGAACACCAACCCTTCTAGACACCATACTGATCACCTCGCATACTGTCCGTGATGTACGGGACTGATTCTTACAATCGTCACCATATAAAAACGTGACTAGACATGCTAGCGCGTGGGCGTCGGGGGCTGTCCATAAAATTATAGATCCCGGGAGGTTAATTCAAGTATTTCTTAGGAATTTAGCATCAATTGTTTTTATATTGAATAATGATAAAAACCCTGAGACGAGAAGAA is a window from the Candidatus Korarchaeum sp. genome containing:
- the mgtA gene encoding magnesium-translocating P-type ATPase, which translates into the protein MKRTREMNEQNIKSLAVSEIKSWALPSDEELLSLSTDELLARLHTSLSGLSSEEAEERLRMFGFNEPAKKRRRAAIVDFIFHFRNPLVIILLIAGLISGFFGDTINVLIIFSIVFLSVTLDFYQESKAERAAGMLREKVTTTATVLRDGVKQEVKLSEIVPGDIIYLVAGDIVPADARLIVAKDLFVNQSVLTGEAFPVEKAASPLKTKTTTITEWSNYVFMGTSVVSGTATAVVVKTGNSTEYGKIAEKLIAREPMTDFERGLRQFGFMIMEVTFLLVLFVFFINALYKRGVLESLLFAVALAVGLTPELLPMIMTVNLSEGALAMSRKGVIVKRLSSIQNFGSMNVLCADKTGTLTENKVELVLHMDIEGNNDEKVLLYSFLNSYYETGLKSPLDEAILRHKDVKDINARAYEKVDEIPFDFTRKRVSVVIEHEGKQFLVSKGAPEEVVKVCSQYELKGKIYNLTDDLLNKIEQKYRELSSDGYRVLGVAYKLVKERKDSYSVNDENNMVFLGFVAFLDPPKETAKGSLELLRKAGIELKILTGDNEFVTRKTCEQLGFEVKGVVLGNEIVHMQDDALARVVEETNIFARLTPVQKDRVIGALRNNGHVVGYLGDGINDAPSLKTADVGISVDNAVDVAKESADIIILEKDLRVLHDGVLEGRKTFENTLKYVMMGTSSNFGNMLSVAVASLFLPFLPMRPIQILLNNLLYDLSELTIPTDSVDQEAVEGPRRWDISFIRKFMIIFGPVSSIFDFMTFFVMLYVFKATEPLFQTAWFIESLCTQTLVIFVIRTRKTPFYKSKPSNFLLLSSLSIVAVALLLPFTPVGNIFGFVTPPPSFFVFLAMLTVSYLLLVDAIKGMFYKTFVHCPD
- a CDS encoding class IV adenylate cyclase; this translates as MGLEREVKLRVSHSDFIEALDLLGLTYGFVDSNFQEDIYLDFDDCRLMLNDSALRLRVSGDVVRVTYKGPKRLEFGEKVREEIEGPLGSEECEAILRIFGISKECPKDLMSLLEDLRRFGLSESVRVRKRRKELRVIGLSLRIYLDEVEGLGEFVEVEGDGSMELVRKLRMSCKVVIPSYAQLIHALRSLSDS
- a CDS encoding amidohydrolase; the encoded protein is MEILLRGVSYLVTQDGERRILKDKDVLIKEGVIERIGNLPASADEIVDGRGLVAIPGLINTHTHIPMTLLRGVADDMPLMAWLSEKIWPMEANLRPHHIRAGTELGLLESLRTGTTTLFDMYFFEDTIAEAFKEFGVRGVLASAIIDFGTPECRDFNECLKLADSFVKRWTNDPLIIPCYGPHAPYTVSPEGLVEIASRSGSNSCVQVHASETESEVREVSERYGRTPVKLLHEVGLLTRRTVLAHLVWPMDDEISLISESGALVSHNPVSNLKLSSGIAPIPEILEKGVKVSLGTDGAASNNTLDMFETMKIAALIHKARSMNPTVMPAQLVLDMATVIPASYLPWKVGRIQEGYEADLVLLSTRVPWWTPLHSVISNLVYSARSTDVRHVIVKGKLLLQDGKLRVKDEERIYEEAERSSIDLLERSGVTKTS
- a CDS encoding thiamine pyrophosphate-dependent enzyme; its protein translation is MSITIHDLRRRESSYLPGSAACPGCGATIAFRIASRILGPNTVYVVPACCFSIIQSTYPRSAISAPILNFAFAAAAAAASGVQRAYKFLGKDVNVVVWAGDGGTVDIGIQALSGAAERGENIMYICYDNEAYMNTGIQRSGATPMKAITKTTPTGKQEMPKDMPMIVAAHRVPYVATASVGYPFDLANKLEKARKIKGFKYIHIFSPCPPGWDFPVEKTAEVGKLAVDTYFWPLYEIVEGKLRVTVKPRKKPLKEFIRMQRRFDSLKDEEIEEMEKLVMEKWNFLLHLEKSERVF
- the porA gene encoding pyruvate ferredoxin oxidoreductase encodes the protein MVEGDWDIITGNHAAALAAKLARVNVVAAYPITPQTTVVEYLASFIESGYMSAEYIRVESEHSAMAAAIGAAAAGARTFTATSSQGLLYMAEVLHWAAGSRTPVGMAVINRSVGPPWNIHVDHQDSMSQRDTGWLQMYVSSNQEVLDTIIMMYKVSEHPDVMLPFMVCLDAFVLSHTFMPVKIPKQEEVDEFLPPYRPRHWALDPSDPMSFGNLTFPDDEYQEMRWSIDLSMRRALDIMEDVAEEFSEKFGRYHGGAIMKYGMSDADYVILTSATLASEAEVAVDIMRDEGIRIGLLKLRSFRPFPHRDLRENLQGKKGVIVVDRSISFSSGGPIGTEVRSSLYDITGSPPVINYITGLGGRDITYKDIIAMSKDAIGRISTGRLRRPYYWYKLKPEYQRVELTEEVMS
- a CDS encoding 4Fe-4S binding protein; translation: MELRVPILIPVSKPRKGASGNTGLWRVERPVLDEGKCIKCWICWLYCPEEVISEGQNGFPVIDLSYCKGCGVCADVCPAKAVEMVRE